A section of the Pseudomonas lini genome encodes:
- a CDS encoding SDR family oxidoreductase codes for MSKTQLFDLDGKIAFVSGASRGIGEAIAKLLAQQGAHVIVSSRKLDGCQHVADAIIAAGGKATAIACHIGEMEQITQVFAGIREQFGRLDILVNNAATNPQFCNVLDTDLSAFQKTVDVNIRGYFFMSVEAGKLMREHGGGSIINVASINGISPGIFQGIYSVTKAAVINMTKVFAKECAQFGIRCNALLPGLTDTKFASALVKNDAILKTALQQIPLKRVADPSEMAGAVLYLASDASSYTTGVSLNVDGGFLS; via the coding sequence ATGTCCAAGACTCAGTTGTTCGACCTCGACGGCAAGATCGCTTTCGTCTCCGGCGCCAGCCGTGGCATCGGTGAAGCCATCGCCAAACTGCTGGCGCAACAAGGCGCTCACGTCATCGTTTCGAGCCGCAAACTCGATGGCTGCCAGCACGTCGCCGACGCAATCATCGCCGCCGGCGGCAAGGCTACCGCCATCGCCTGCCACATCGGCGAAATGGAGCAGATCACCCAAGTCTTCGCCGGCATCCGCGAACAGTTCGGGCGCCTGGACATTCTGGTCAACAACGCGGCGACCAACCCGCAGTTCTGCAACGTACTGGACACCGACCTCAGCGCCTTCCAGAAAACCGTCGACGTGAACATTCGCGGCTACTTCTTCATGTCGGTGGAAGCCGGCAAGCTAATGCGCGAACACGGTGGTGGCAGCATCATCAACGTCGCCTCGATCAATGGCATCTCGCCGGGGATCTTCCAGGGCATCTACTCGGTGACCAAGGCAGCGGTGATCAACATGACCAAAGTCTTCGCCAAGGAATGCGCGCAATTCGGCATCCGTTGCAACGCCCTGCTGCCGGGTCTGACCGACACCAAGTTTGCTTCGGCATTGGTGAAGAACGACGCCATCCTGAAAACCGCGCTGCAGCAGATTCCGCTCAAGCGTGTGGCGGACCCGAGTGAAATGGCCGGTGCGGTGTTGTATCTGGCGAGTGATGCGTCGAGCTACACGACTGGGGTTTCGTTGAATGTGGATGGTGGTTTTCTGTCCTGA
- a CDS encoding PAS domain S-box protein: MSQDVLTTETNRRQLQQIIAGLADGVILLELDQTILWANDAALTMHGVSRIGDLGANAREYAKRFALRYRNNHPVATENYPISRVARGEMFSDVLVELTPVENDERTWVHSVRSMVLADHAGEPESLVLIMNDFTEWASAEQRFEKTFNANPAPAVICRLSDLRFIKVNQGFLEMTGYTRDQVIGASTYELDVLERAENKDLAKQRLRDGATIPQMQAELQLPDGGSKQVIVAGQPLELNDEACMLFSFVDMELRHKAEIALRQSEERFAKAFRLTPVPILVCSADDQVVMDVNEAFLETLACPSEEVLGKTVAQLGFIDDAGTRTRLFAALEKTGRVDRVDVRVRGQDAEVIDCAVSADTVNIQDGTCYLLVLMDITERKRTELELVSAIEEVMKDASWFSRTLIEKLADVKSFNSPQLPSASFTELTARERDVLGLICEGLADKEIAARLKLAPNTVRNHVSTVYSKLDVHSRSEAIVWARERGLFSSERRPKGQR, translated from the coding sequence ATGAGCCAGGACGTCCTGACCACCGAAACCAATCGCCGCCAGTTGCAGCAGATCATCGCCGGCCTGGCCGACGGGGTGATTCTGCTGGAACTCGACCAGACGATCCTCTGGGCCAATGACGCAGCGCTGACCATGCACGGTGTCAGTCGGATCGGTGATCTTGGGGCCAATGCCAGGGAGTACGCGAAGCGGTTTGCCTTGCGCTATCGCAACAATCACCCGGTAGCGACGGAGAATTATCCAATCAGCCGCGTTGCCCGCGGTGAGATGTTCAGTGATGTGCTGGTCGAATTGACGCCGGTCGAAAACGACGAACGCACCTGGGTTCACAGCGTGCGCAGCATGGTGCTGGCCGACCACGCCGGCGAGCCGGAGTCGTTGGTGCTGATCATGAACGACTTCACCGAATGGGCCAGCGCCGAGCAGCGTTTCGAAAAGACCTTCAATGCCAACCCGGCCCCGGCGGTGATCTGTCGCCTCAGTGATTTGCGCTTCATCAAAGTCAACCAAGGCTTCCTGGAAATGACCGGCTATACCCGTGATCAGGTGATCGGCGCTTCGACCTATGAGCTGGATGTGCTGGAGCGCGCTGAAAACAAGGACCTGGCCAAGCAGCGTTTACGTGACGGGGCAACCATTCCGCAGATGCAGGCCGAACTGCAATTGCCCGACGGTGGCAGCAAGCAAGTGATCGTTGCCGGGCAACCGCTGGAGCTCAACGACGAAGCTTGCATGCTGTTTTCCTTCGTCGACATGGAGCTGCGACACAAGGCCGAAATTGCCCTGCGCCAGAGCGAGGAACGGTTCGCCAAAGCCTTTCGCCTCACCCCGGTGCCGATCCTGGTGTGCAGCGCCGACGATCAGGTGGTGATGGACGTTAACGAAGCCTTTCTCGAGACCCTCGCGTGCCCCAGTGAAGAGGTGCTCGGCAAGACCGTGGCTCAACTCGGGTTCATCGACGATGCGGGCACTCGCACGCGACTGTTTGCGGCCCTGGAGAAAACCGGGCGCGTGGATCGCGTCGATGTCAGGGTGCGCGGGCAGGATGCCGAGGTGATCGATTGCGCCGTCTCGGCGGACACTGTGAACATTCAGGACGGTACTTGCTATCTGCTGGTGTTGATGGACATCACGGAGCGCAAACGCACCGAGCTGGAGTTGGTGTCGGCAATTGAAGAGGTGATGAAAGATGCCTCCTGGTTCAGCCGCACGCTGATCGAAAAACTCGCCGATGTGAAAAGCTTCAACTCGCCGCAATTGCCCAGTGCTTCGTTTACCGAACTGACTGCCAGGGAGCGCGATGTGCTCGGCCTGATTTGTGAAGGCCTGGCTGACAAGGAAATCGCCGCGCGGCTGAAACTGGCCCCCAATACGGTGCGCAATCATGTTTCGACGGTGTATTCCAAACTCGACGTGCACAGCCGCAGTGAGGCGATTGTCTGGGCTCGCGAACGGGGTCTGTTCTCCAGTGAGAGGCGGCCCAAGGGGCAACGTTAA
- the hydA gene encoding dihydropyrimidinase yields the protein MSLLIRGATVITHDESYRADVYCAEGVIKAIGENLDVPADAEVLDGSGQYLMPGGIDPHTHMQLPFMGTVASEDFFSGTAAGLAGGTTSIIDFVIPNPQQSLMEAFHQWRGWAEKSASDYGFHVAITWWSEQVREEMAELVSHHGVNSFKHFMAYKNAIMAADDTLVASFERCLELGAVPTVHAENGELVYHLQRKLMAQGMTGPEAHPLSRPSQVEGEAASRAIRIAETLGTPLYLVHVSTKEALDEITYARSKGQQVYGEVLAGHLLLDDSVYQHPDWQTAAGYVMSPPFRPRGHQEALWHGLQAGNLHTTATDHCCFCAEQKAAGRDDFSKIPNGTAGIEDRMAVLWDEGVNTGRLSMQHFVALTSTNTAKIFNLYPRKGAIRVGADADLVLWDPEGTRTISAKTHHQQVDFNIFEGKTVRGVPSHTVSQGRVVWADGDLRAERGAGRYVERPAYPAVFDLLSKRAELHRPVAVKR from the coding sequence ATGTCTCTGTTGATCCGTGGCGCCACCGTTATTACCCATGATGAAAGTTATCGCGCCGACGTCTATTGCGCCGAGGGCGTGATCAAAGCCATCGGTGAAAACCTCGATGTTCCCGCCGACGCCGAAGTGCTCGATGGCAGCGGCCAATACCTGATGCCCGGCGGCATCGACCCGCACACTCATATGCAGCTGCCCTTCATGGGCACAGTGGCCAGCGAAGACTTTTTCAGCGGCACCGCGGCAGGGCTTGCCGGCGGCACCACCTCGATCATCGACTTCGTGATTCCCAACCCGCAGCAATCGTTGATGGAGGCGTTTCATCAATGGCGCGGCTGGGCCGAGAAGTCGGCGTCGGACTACGGTTTCCACGTCGCCATTACCTGGTGGAGCGAGCAGGTCCGCGAAGAAATGGCTGAGTTGGTCAGCCACCACGGGGTCAACAGCTTCAAGCATTTCATGGCCTACAAGAACGCGATCATGGCCGCCGACGATACGCTGGTGGCGAGTTTCGAGCGTTGCCTGGAATTGGGCGCGGTACCGACCGTGCATGCGGAAAACGGCGAGCTGGTCTATCACCTGCAACGCAAGTTGATGGCCCAGGGCATGACCGGGCCGGAAGCGCACCCACTGTCACGGCCTTCGCAGGTGGAAGGTGAAGCGGCGAGCCGGGCGATCCGCATTGCCGAAACCCTAGGCACGCCGCTGTACCTGGTCCACGTCTCGACCAAGGAAGCCCTCGACGAAATCACCTACGCCCGCAGCAAGGGCCAACAGGTCTACGGCGAAGTGCTGGCCGGGCATCTGCTGCTGGACGACAGCGTTTACCAACACCCGGACTGGCAGACCGCCGCCGGTTACGTGATGAGCCCGCCCTTCCGTCCTCGCGGCCATCAGGAAGCCCTTTGGCATGGCCTGCAAGCGGGCAACCTGCACACCACCGCCACCGACCATTGTTGCTTCTGCGCCGAGCAAAAAGCCGCCGGCCGTGACGACTTCAGCAAGATCCCCAACGGCACCGCCGGTATCGAAGACCGCATGGCGGTGCTTTGGGATGAAGGGGTGAACACCGGTCGCTTGTCGATGCAGCACTTCGTTGCGCTCACCTCCACCAACACCGCGAAGATCTTCAACCTCTATCCACGCAAGGGTGCGATCCGCGTTGGCGCCGATGCCGATCTGGTGCTGTGGGACCCGGAAGGCACTCGGACGATTTCAGCCAAGACCCATCACCAGCAAGTCGACTTCAACATCTTTGAAGGCAAGACCGTGCGCGGCGTGCCGAGCCACACCGTCAGCCAGGGCCGAGTGGTGTGGGCCGATGGAGATTTGCGGGCCGAGCGTGGTGCCGGTCGGTATGTCGAACGGCCGGCGTATCCGGCGGTGTTTGATTTGCTGAGCAAGCGGGCTGAGCTGCATAGGCCGGTTGCTGTGAAACGCTGA
- a CDS encoding DUF2867 domain-containing protein, protein MPREFELIMSVPVPSRSGITHLYKSMNLADAFAIRLPAGTSGNPDLLARFILSHQPSWIGWLMKVRDTIVACFGLKTAKHLASLANRVGIFKVYSTNQTEIVLGEDDKHLDFRISILCSGEAEPEGSRQLVFSTVVQCHNRLGRAYIFVIAPFHRLVVKASLLRAARIGWPLATCP, encoded by the coding sequence ATGCCCCGAGAATTTGAGCTCATTATGTCCGTGCCAGTCCCCTCGAGGTCCGGCATCACCCACCTTTACAAGTCGATGAACCTGGCGGACGCTTTTGCGATTCGGCTCCCTGCGGGCACATCTGGCAATCCAGATTTGCTAGCTCGATTCATCCTTTCCCACCAGCCATCCTGGATCGGATGGCTCATGAAAGTCCGAGACACTATCGTTGCCTGTTTTGGTCTCAAGACAGCCAAACATTTGGCATCACTTGCTAATCGGGTTGGAATCTTCAAGGTCTACAGCACGAACCAGACTGAAATCGTGTTGGGAGAGGACGACAAGCACCTCGACTTCCGGATATCGATCCTATGTTCTGGAGAGGCAGAGCCAGAAGGCAGTCGCCAACTCGTTTTTTCAACCGTGGTCCAGTGCCACAACCGTCTAGGCCGGGCCTACATCTTCGTTATTGCCCCATTTCACCGCTTGGTTGTTAAGGCCAGCCTCCTGCGTGCAGCGCGCATCGGTTGGCCTCTGGCTACCTGCCCCTAA
- a CDS encoding DJ-1/PfpI family protein — MKKIVLVAFDQFTDIDLFLMWDILGRNTEDWHVRILGSSSIVRSAHGLPVSVHGPLSEANSADAVLFLSGKEGIPAALAAPDFLPSFELDSRRQRIGSICAGAFILERLGLLSGQATTHPDARSSLQALGLEPVDQPLVCQGNVATAGGCLSALYLVGWLVESWFDVDKRRATLLPVLPAGQQELYDALIGLSIRQGEVGASTTSS, encoded by the coding sequence TTGAAGAAAATCGTTCTGGTTGCTTTCGACCAATTCACTGATATCGACCTATTCCTGATGTGGGACATTCTAGGCCGCAACACTGAGGACTGGCACGTTCGAATATTGGGTTCTAGCTCTATCGTGCGATCGGCGCACGGCCTGCCTGTTTCGGTGCACGGTCCACTTTCCGAGGCCAATAGTGCCGACGCGGTATTGTTCCTCAGCGGCAAGGAAGGGATACCCGCTGCACTTGCCGCCCCAGATTTCCTGCCATCGTTTGAACTTGACTCCAGACGCCAGCGAATCGGCTCCATATGCGCCGGAGCTTTCATTCTCGAACGACTTGGGCTGCTCAGCGGCCAAGCAACTACACACCCGGATGCACGATCGAGCTTGCAAGCTCTGGGACTTGAGCCCGTGGACCAGCCTCTTGTATGCCAGGGGAACGTTGCAACCGCTGGCGGATGCCTTTCGGCGCTCTATCTGGTGGGATGGTTGGTTGAATCCTGGTTCGATGTCGACAAGCGCCGTGCGACATTGCTCCCTGTTCTGCCAGCTGGGCAGCAAGAGCTCTATGATGCCTTGATCGGGCTCAGTATCCGACAAGGAGAAGTTGGCGCCTCAACAACCTCCAGTTAA
- a CDS encoding DUF1652 domain-containing protein, producing the protein MIHLVQLRMQLERNFSPLACECALTGDNSLTVKLYHPATGQVDLVVSGLNVVKLRTPEAVAALIEELRYELESIGLHRSSAW; encoded by the coding sequence ATGATTCATCTGGTGCAATTGCGTATGCAACTGGAGCGAAATTTTTCGCCGTTGGCCTGTGAATGTGCGCTCACGGGGGATAATTCGTTGACGGTGAAGCTTTATCACCCGGCGACGGGGCAGGTGGATCTGGTGGTCAGTGGGTTGAACGTGGTGAAACTCAGGACACCAGAGGCGGTGGCGGCGTTGATTGAAGAGTTGCGGTATGAGCTTGAGAGCATTGGTCTGCATCGGTCCAGTGCTTGGTAG
- a CDS encoding Gfo/Idh/MocA family protein: MRELGIGLIGTGFMGRAHALAFRNVSAVFELPLKLKLAALADADPQRGRHCADAWGFDAAHSDWQQLINDPKVNLIAITTPNHLHYPMAMAALAAGKPVYCEKPLAVNLEQASAMRLAAKAAGVVTRVGYNYQHNPIIGLARDLIQSGALGQIISFQGEFSEDFMADPVSPWSWRCDADYAGGALADLGSHLLAMARHLLGDIEAVCADTQTVHAQRPVTLGSQERREVAVDDQVHALLRFANGARGTFSSSWLKHGYKNHLSFEISGTLGTLAFDQERLNELRMYRAGQGGFQRLLAGPDLPGYAAFSPAPGHQLGYNELKTLEVHELVMALAGLGQDGTDFEQAWEVERLATAIRLAAQESRWVRVEEV; encoded by the coding sequence ATGCGCGAACTCGGTATCGGACTCATCGGCACAGGTTTCATGGGCCGTGCCCACGCCTTGGCCTTTCGCAATGTCAGCGCCGTTTTTGAATTACCGCTGAAGCTCAAACTCGCCGCCCTCGCCGACGCCGATCCGCAACGCGGTCGACATTGCGCCGACGCCTGGGGCTTCGATGCGGCTCACAGCGACTGGCAACAGCTGATCAATGACCCCAAGGTCAACCTGATCGCCATCACTACCCCTAATCATCTGCACTACCCAATGGCCATGGCCGCCCTCGCCGCCGGCAAACCGGTGTACTGCGAAAAACCGCTGGCGGTGAACCTCGAACAGGCCAGTGCCATGCGCCTGGCTGCAAAAGCTGCGGGCGTGGTAACGCGGGTCGGTTACAACTATCAACACAACCCGATCATCGGCCTGGCTCGCGATCTGATTCAAAGCGGCGCGCTGGGGCAGATCATCAGTTTCCAGGGCGAATTCAGCGAAGACTTCATGGCCGACCCCGTTTCACCCTGGTCCTGGCGCTGCGACGCAGATTACGCTGGTGGTGCCTTGGCGGACCTGGGCAGTCATTTGCTGGCCATGGCTCGCCATCTGCTGGGCGACATCGAGGCGGTGTGCGCGGACACCCAGACCGTACATGCGCAACGCCCCGTAACGTTAGGTAGTCAGGAACGGCGCGAGGTCGCGGTCGACGATCAGGTCCACGCGTTGCTGCGGTTCGCCAACGGCGCGCGCGGGACGTTCAGCAGTAGCTGGCTCAAACACGGTTACAAGAATCACCTGAGTTTTGAAATCAGCGGCACCCTCGGCACCTTGGCGTTCGATCAGGAACGCTTGAATGAACTGCGGATGTATCGCGCTGGGCAAGGTGGTTTCCAACGGCTTCTGGCAGGGCCGGATTTACCAGGTTATGCCGCTTTCAGCCCGGCACCGGGGCATCAGTTGGGTTACAACGAACTCAAGACCCTTGAAGTGCACGAGTTGGTGATGGCGCTGGCCGGCCTCGGTCAGGACGGGACAGATTTCGAGCAGGCATGGGAAGTCGAACGCCTGGCGACGGCAATTCGTTTAGCGGCACAAGAGTCGCGGTGGGTCAGGGTCGAGGAAGTCTGA
- a CDS encoding TetR/AcrR family transcriptional regulator — MRKLTRNHWIAAGFEALDQIGHIGVSAESLSRRLNVTRGSFYHHFRNREDFVRTLLAAWEEDYTERMLAYAAQGRSAGETLKRYLSIAAEKQPGREVSIRAWSLHDPLVGEFQQRVDTRRLDFAIRTCRRLVPMPGEAEVIGQVAHLCLIGGQQAGLRRDAARFNSFLHRAFSLFEGALPPWRA, encoded by the coding sequence GTGAGAAAACTAACTCGTAACCATTGGATCGCGGCTGGTTTTGAGGCCCTCGACCAAATAGGGCATATTGGCGTTTCGGCCGAGAGTCTATCGCGCCGATTGAATGTGACCCGCGGATCGTTCTATCACCATTTCCGCAATCGCGAAGACTTTGTCCGCACCTTGCTGGCCGCTTGGGAAGAAGACTACACGGAGCGCATGCTCGCTTATGCGGCGCAGGGTCGTAGCGCGGGCGAAACCTTGAAACGCTACTTGAGTATTGCCGCTGAGAAACAACCTGGGCGGGAAGTTTCCATCCGAGCCTGGTCGCTGCACGATCCGTTGGTAGGCGAGTTTCAGCAGCGTGTTGACACAAGACGGCTGGACTTCGCGATCCGGACGTGCCGCCGCTTGGTCCCTATGCCAGGCGAAGCAGAAGTGATTGGTCAGGTGGCCCATCTGTGCCTGATTGGTGGTCAACAGGCAGGGCTGCGGCGCGATGCCGCTCGCTTCAACAGTTTCCTGCATCGAGCCTTTTCACTTTTCGAAGGGGCTCTTCCACCGTGGCGGGCCTAA
- a CDS encoding Zn-dependent hydrolase: MNAAIDVLQSTHQHINRDRLWQSLMDLAKLGATVKGGVCRLALTDLDRQARDIFVNWCEEAGCTVSIDAVGNIFARRPGRNPNLPPVMTGSHIDTQPTGGKFDGCFGVLAGVEVLRTLNDLGVETEAPLEVVVWTNEEGSRFAPCMMGSGVFAEKFTLEETLAKVDAEGVTVGEALNAIGYAGPRTVSGHAVGAYFEAHIEQGPILEDEHKTIGVVMGALGQKWFDLKLRGVEAHAGPTPMHLRKDALVGASVIVGAVNRAALGHQPHACGTVGCLQAYPGSRNVIPGEVRMTLDFRHLEPARLDSMIAEVREVIETTCEEHGLTFELTPTADFPPLYFDKGCVEAVRGAAQGLGLSHMDIVSGAGHDAIFLAELGPAGMIFVPCEGGISHNEIENAAPDDLAAGCAVLLRAMLAASDAIASGELAA, from the coding sequence ATGAACGCTGCCATAGACGTTCTGCAGTCCACCCATCAGCACATCAATCGCGACCGTCTGTGGCAGTCGCTCATGGACCTGGCCAAACTCGGCGCGACGGTCAAGGGGGGCGTCTGCAGGCTGGCCCTGACCGACCTCGACCGCCAGGCCCGGGACATCTTCGTGAACTGGTGCGAGGAGGCCGGCTGCACCGTCAGCATCGACGCTGTCGGCAACATTTTCGCTCGCCGTCCGGGGCGCAATCCGAACCTGCCGCCGGTGATGACCGGCAGCCACATCGACACTCAACCCACCGGCGGCAAGTTCGACGGCTGCTTCGGCGTGCTGGCGGGCGTCGAAGTGCTGCGCACCCTCAATGACCTGGGCGTGGAAACCGAAGCGCCGCTGGAAGTGGTGGTCTGGACCAACGAAGAAGGCTCGCGCTTCGCCCCGTGCATGATGGGCTCTGGCGTGTTCGCGGAAAAATTCACCCTCGAAGAAACCCTGGCCAAGGTCGATGCCGAAGGCGTGACCGTCGGCGAAGCCCTGAACGCCATTGGCTATGCCGGGCCGCGCACGGTCAGCGGCCACGCCGTGGGCGCCTATTTTGAAGCCCACATCGAACAAGGCCCGATTCTTGAGGACGAACACAAAACCATCGGCGTGGTAATGGGCGCCCTCGGGCAGAAATGGTTCGACCTGAAACTGCGCGGCGTCGAAGCCCACGCCGGCCCGACACCGATGCACCTGCGCAAGGATGCACTGGTCGGCGCCTCAGTGATCGTCGGCGCGGTCAATCGTGCTGCCCTCGGCCATCAACCCCACGCCTGCGGCACCGTCGGCTGCCTGCAAGCCTACCCTGGCTCGCGCAACGTGATTCCCGGCGAAGTGCGCATGACCCTGGACTTCCGTCATCTGGAACCGGCGCGACTCGATTCAATGATCGCCGAAGTTCGCGAAGTCATCGAAACCACCTGCGAGGAACACGGCCTGACCTTCGAACTGACCCCCACCGCCGACTTCCCGCCGCTGTACTTCGACAAGGGTTGCGTCGAAGCAGTACGCGGCGCCGCTCAAGGGTTGGGTTTGTCGCACATGGACATCGTCAGCGGGGCGGGGCATGACGCGATCTTCCTCGCCGAACTCGGCCCGGCCGGGATGATTTTCGTGCCCTGCGAAGGCGGCATCAGCCACAACGAAATCGAAAACGCCGCGCCCGATGACTTGGCCGCAGGGTGTGCGGTGTTGTTGCGGGCGATGCTGGCGGCTTCGGATGCGATTGCCAGCGGAGAACTTGCGGCCTGA
- a CDS encoding NCS1 family nucleobase:cation symporter-1, with protein sequence MQQIRSQVTERDGLFELEAGSDVLDSPRYNHDMAPTKVHERTWNKWHITALWVGMAICVPTYTLGGVLTAYFGLSVGEALLAILFANIIVLIPLTLNAFPGTKYGIPFPVLLRSSFGILGSNIPCLIRALVACGWFGIQTLFGGLAIHLFLGSVFDDWKALGGTGEVIGFMLFWALNLWVVIRGADSIKWLETLSAPLLVLVGVGLLVWAMPNVSMTELMAIPAKRPEGASVVSYFAAGLTAMVGFWATLSLNIPDFSRYAKSQKDQIVGQIIGLPLTMFLFASLGVVMTAASVKLVGVTVSDPVTLIGHIQSPVWVALAMALIIIATLSTNTAANIVSPTNDFQNVAPKIINRTKAVILTGLVGLALMAHELLKKLGLIVSDLSLETVYSNWLLGYSSLLGPIAGIMVVDYFLIKKQQLDLAGLYRDDVYPAWNWFGFIAFGVPVALTLLSLGSDAFSWFYSYGWFTGSVLGGLIYYGLSVMRPSPTAVKTAV encoded by the coding sequence ATGCAACAGATTAGATCGCAAGTGACCGAGCGCGACGGCTTGTTTGAGCTCGAAGCCGGCAGCGATGTCCTCGACAGTCCCCGTTACAACCACGACATGGCACCAACCAAGGTGCACGAACGAACCTGGAATAAATGGCACATCACCGCCTTATGGGTCGGCATGGCGATCTGCGTGCCGACTTACACCCTCGGCGGCGTGCTCACCGCTTATTTCGGCCTGAGCGTAGGCGAAGCGCTGCTGGCGATTCTGTTCGCCAACATCATCGTGCTGATTCCGCTGACCCTGAACGCCTTCCCCGGTACCAAGTACGGCATTCCATTTCCGGTGTTGCTGCGCTCATCCTTCGGCATCCTCGGTTCCAACATTCCGTGCCTGATCCGTGCCCTGGTGGCGTGCGGCTGGTTCGGCATCCAGACCCTGTTCGGCGGGCTGGCGATTCACCTGTTTCTCGGTTCGGTGTTCGATGACTGGAAAGCCCTCGGCGGCACCGGTGAAGTGATCGGCTTCATGCTGTTCTGGGCCTTGAACCTGTGGGTGGTGATTCGCGGCGCGGACTCGATCAAATGGCTGGAAACCCTCTCGGCACCGTTGTTGGTGCTGGTGGGCGTGGGGCTGCTGGTGTGGGCGATGCCGAACGTATCGATGACTGAATTGATGGCGATCCCGGCCAAGCGTCCGGAAGGGGCCAGCGTGGTCAGTTACTTTGCCGCCGGGCTGACTGCGATGGTCGGATTCTGGGCCACCCTGTCGCTGAATATTCCGGACTTCAGCCGCTACGCGAAAAGCCAGAAGGATCAGATCGTCGGGCAGATTATCGGCTTGCCCCTGACCATGTTCCTGTTCGCCTCCCTCGGCGTGGTGATGACGGCCGCTTCGGTAAAACTGGTGGGCGTCACTGTCTCTGATCCGGTCACATTGATCGGCCATATCCAGAGCCCGGTCTGGGTCGCCCTGGCCATGGCGCTGATCATCATCGCCACGTTGTCCACCAACACTGCGGCCAACATTGTTTCACCGACCAACGACTTCCAGAATGTTGCGCCCAAGATCATTAACCGCACCAAAGCGGTGATCCTCACGGGGCTGGTCGGCTTGGCGCTGATGGCCCATGAACTGCTGAAAAAGCTCGGGCTGATCGTCTCGGATTTAAGCCTGGAGACGGTGTATTCCAACTGGTTGCTGGGCTATTCCAGTCTGCTGGGCCCGATCGCCGGGATCATGGTGGTGGACTATTTCCTGATCAAGAAACAGCAACTGGACCTGGCCGGTCTCTACCGCGACGACGTTTACCCGGCGTGGAACTGGTTCGGTTTTATCGCGTTCGGCGTGCCGGTGGCGTTGACACTGCTGTCGCTGGGCAGCGATGCGTTCAGCTGGTTCTACAGTTACGGCTGGTTCACCGGCTCAGTCCTTGGTGGGCTGATTTATTACGGGTTGAGCGTGATGCGGCCTAGTCCTACTGCCGTAAAAACTGCGGTGTGA